TCCAACATGATATCAGAGCTTGTTTTCTAGCAAAAATAGCTCTTTTGCATGCAGATCCCGCTCATCAATGCAGCCATGGTCAGACAAGATGCAACAGAATTGGAGGGCAGCTTCACCATTAAAAGGGTGAACATTCAACTTGGAGAGATTAACTTTCCTTTATGAAAAAACAAGTGTACCTAACAGAAAACAGTTATGGACTTGAAAACTATATTGATGGCACAAAGACAATTCCTCCAGAGTTCACACTCAGTGCATCCAGTGAGCGTGTCAAGAATGAGATTGAGTCACCTACAATCAGCAAGATAGCGATCTTGCTTCATGGTTTCCACCTGTAGTAAGTTCTGATATACTCTAGTAGCTTGTGAAACATCTTCTGATATCTGGTCTACAATTCTTCAACTGTTTTCATCAAAATCCTAcacaaaaatcatcaatctcatATGTCCGCTACATGCTCAAAGAAAAAGAGAGCAATGTATGCGTGATTATCTCAGGAATATCAAGATCATTTGTGATAATCTTGATGTTTGTGGAGAAAAGATTACAGAAACTGAGCAGATTTCATCCATTTTAAATGGCTTCATGAATCTGTTGTAGCTATAATCACCACAAGCAGACAATCATATGATGCTGGGGCCATGTCTTCGATTTTGCTGGATatggaaaatagaaaattttcatctcACATGTCTACATAATTTAGTCCGAATAAGGTGCATCAGATTCCAACTTAAATTGGTAATGGTGGTCAACAGAGGTCCTCAATTGCCGTACACAGGTGTGCCCTATCAATATTGACCAAGAACACCATTCTCTCTACAGGAAGAACAAGAGGAAGGTTCAATTTTAATGGAAGGCCCCAATTTCAGCTATGTGCAAAGATGGGACATTTGGCTCAAAATTGTTGCTAAAAGTTTGATCCTTCACTTGGTGGTGCTGCAGGTTTTGTTTCTAATGCATGTCCTCCCAACAATGGTGATAGTCACATGAATATGACTTCCAATTCTTGTGTTCTAAATGGCAGTGTGAGAGATGAACAATATCTAGTCCTGGGATCTAATTCTAGTGCACTAGTCAAGTTTGATGCTTCTACAACAACCATGATGGATTAATTGCTACTCCTTCAGTTGTGAGAGATGGTGCCTGGAACCCCAATTCTGGTGCATCTAACCATCTGACCAATGATTTGACAAAGTTGCAACATTCCACTCCATATTGTACAAACAAAGTAGTAGTTGGTGATGACtctggtttatatatatatatctcaaaatGGGCATAACTTTTTTATGTCTAAGAACAAACAGCTGCAACTAAATAATATATTGTACACACTTGCAATCACAAAGAATTTGCAATCTTTTTCCCAACTTGCGAAAGATAACAGtgtgttttttgaatttcattCTACTCACTGCTATGTGAAGGACTCAATCTCTAAGGAGGTAGTGATGCAAGGAGTCCAACGAGATGGTCTTTACCAGCCGAAAGGAGATGATGTGAGCTATTTTCTGTCAAGTTCTTTCACTGAGAATAAATCACAATCAGTTGAAGGGTCCTGTGAGATGTAGCACTTTCAGCTTGGGCTTCCATCTCATGATATTATGATGAAAACTTTTCAGTCTTGAAATCTAGTCCTACCTAGATCTAAGAATACATCAGTCATCGTGCATAGCTTGTTATATAGGAAAAAGTCATAAATTGCCCTTGGTCATTCATCTACAATGTATAGTGCCCCACTCCAACTAGGATTTATATGTAGAAGCAAAAACCTGGAGCTAACGCAGCATTTCTTCACTTTAAACAAGCAGCTGAACTTCATTTTGGCACTTAAATCCTTGAGCTGCAGTCAGATTGGGGTGGTGAGTTTAGAGGTTTAACTAGTGTCTTGGCTTCTTTTGGAATTAAACATCAAGTAACCTGCCCATATTCCTCTGAACAAAATGGAGCTGTAGAACGTAAGCAGCAGCAAATTGTTGAAGTTGGCCTTACACACTTAGCACAGACTTCTCTTCTCATCAACCGATTGCCTACTAAGCTCTAGATGGTCCCACACCACATGAAAAGCTGTATAATTCTAAGCCTGATTATGCTCACCTCAGGATTTTTGGGAGCCTCTATTTTCCATATCAGCATCCCTTCAATAGACACAAGCTCCTATACAGATCATCACCCTATATATTCCTAGGTTATAGCCCCATTTGATGCAGgagcttttatatatattataatattgtaTAACTTcagttttatttcataatatttattcTAAGTACTAGATATATTATAGATAGCTAGGGTTATTAGTTATTTTTAGGGTATAAAGCTAGAGCCTAGGGCTAGGAATAAAACTTTGTTTACAAGAAAGACTAGTAACTTTACTTGCAAGAAAGAAAACTTATAAAGATAAGTTGTAGCTTGTAGTTGTACAACCATTatcattattcttattattttatttgaattaatagAAAAATTAGATATTTTCTATAGCCCTAAGTTTTCTAGAGTTCCATCTTTCCTATTCGTTTGTGAAGTTTTGTGAGAATTGTGAAAAATGCTTATTATTATTTACGTGAAGCTGAATGCcaatatatacacataatatcCTGTACATATGGCCTTGATAGGCTCCTATAATTAGGATTAATATTACAAAATCTTAACTAATATAGAATATCAATATTTTAGGTAACTGATCTCCTAAGAATCAACTACACAGCATGATACAACTAATCACATGCCTAGATTGATTTCCTACAGTTTGTTCAGCCTTAAATGTTGTTGTTTTCTCCCTCGAACCACATCAATTTTGGTAAGGAAAGCCTAATTAGATCCGAGTGTTTATATTAGGGTTTCCTATTAAGCCATGGTTGGACACGTTAGTAGTTGAGGAAGACAAAATCAGTGTCAAGAAACAAAATTGGCTATGCTATGATGTGCAACTGAAGAATTGAAGCATGCCATTTACACTTGACGGCAACAAGAATGAGTGCCAGCCCAGATGGAGTGAAGGTGCGCACAATTAGATATACTGGAAGGTAGTCTCACTAATAAATCTGATCTTGGTCAGGAAGAAAACCCCTTGGATGTTGGACCAGCAGATTGTACGGTACGAGGTGGATTGAAAGAGCGGTTGGTGCATGCCCTTGAATTAAATGAGGGTATTAATGTAGAAGTTACTAACTTTTACAGAAAGATGCATGTGGAAAAGCAAGATTATGATACGTTGAAACCTATCTATGATGAATATCCTAAAAGAAAGTGAAGCAACTGATGTTTATACGGTTAATGAAGAGTCATTGATTGCTCATACAATGATAAACACATCTTTAGAAAAAGGGGAGGATTGGAGGCAAGTCGAAAATCTCTTAGATATCTTATGGGAAACAAAGGCAAGTGATAGTTCTGAAGTAAAAAGAGTTTCAGTTTCTACAACGAAACAGATTCTGCTGAGGGAGAATTCAATGCTGAACTCAAGAAAAAActggaaagttttttttttttccctcagaaaaaaaaaaagctagaAAGTTTGAAGGTAAGTCATAGTGTAAAGGTGATGCAGTCTTTTGAAGAAAAACTACCTGCAAAAAAACATGGAAGTTGTTGCAGAAAATCGAGTTCTAGTGGTTTCCATAGAAAGTCAGTTGCTAGTGGATGAAATTCATGAAATAGGTACAAATGAGGACTTTTGTTGATAATTTCACATGACTGTTTTCCTTGGCATCAGAACAAAAATTATTTGTTTGAACATCTTGGACTAGTTTGTTTTTTCTCTGAAACAACTTTTAAGACTATAGATGGCCTTTATGAGTTGTTAGAAATGCCAAGCGCATATATGCAGATAATGAGTGTGGTGGGTATACGAGTAGACATTGCAAAACAACATTCAATTATTGTAACAACTACTTTCAATGCCGTAAATTTCTTTGGGACTTGCTCGACAGAAACTAAAGATGGCAAACATGCAGGATGCGAGAGCAGGAATACTCCTGCTGCTTATATGTCAAACAAGACATTGGTTGAGGTAAACAAGAACAATTTAGATGGAGAATCAGCTGTCAGCACACCAGCTCACGGAAAACAGGCTGTAGCTTGTGCTGTtccaaaagaagaaagaaaaaaaaggtatatATTACTGAAGCTGGCGCACAGGAACGTGAAAATAGTGTGGAAAGCAACAGATCTCTTGTGGTTACAGCCTTTGTTCAGAGAGCTAATTCTTTGAAACATGAATACAAAACCGATATTGGCTTAGAGAATGTTGCAAGTCCAAAACAggtttcaaatgaaattttaattacaaaGAGTTAAATGGAGCTTGATAGTACATGTCCTCAGAATACTAATGACAATAAAGATGTTTCTCAAGGAACTCTTGCTTATGGTGGTGATCAAACAGATTCTAGGTTCAACCTGACTATACCAGTCCAATGGAACTACCTCAAATTGCTGAGAGTGATAAAACCAACTTAGGGTCTGGTTTAAAGAATATCCAAAAGCTGAAACTATTGGTAATAATTCTATAGTGGTCCTATTTGTTGCAGGTATGGTGGAGACTTTTTATTAATGATTTGAAATCAAAGAAGCAAGTCTTGGTAAGACTGATAAAGGTTATGGAATTGAAGTGGGTAATAGAAGTGTTTCTCTTAATGATATTCCTGCAGCAACATTGGTTTCTGATCTATTTGCTGCTTGTTTTAGTGGCGTACCCTTTGACAAGTTAGCCCTGATTTATATAGTTATGAGGTGTTTTATAGCAGCCTATTTTCAAAAGGTGCCAAAGCTTCAGAAAACACAAACAATGTTGGAGCTAGTTCTTTGGCAGAAGATACAACTCTAGTCTATGAGACCCTTCCTTTAGAAAGGGCTTTGATTGACAATTGCAACCTGGAATCCGGTGACAGTGAAGCTAAGAGGAACTGTATGCAAGAAAGGGGCGAAGCCAAAAGTTTATCTTTGGaggggccaaaattaaattataaaactttaaaggggtcaaattacaattttttcTTTGTACAAGCTTATTAGTTTAGAATTttgaagggattaaattgaattttttccaTCTTTGGGGAGGCCAAAGTGTATTTTTACCATTAaactaacttataaatttaaaaatttcaagggactaaattgataatttacaatttcattttgGGGGGGAGGGGGCCCCCCTGCCTACCACCCTTGACGCCATCCCTGTGCAAGAACATGTCCTCCCTATTACTGTTGAATATATTAATATACAGTGTGTTCCACAAGATGAGGTGCCATGTAAGAAACCTGTGGTTAAAGTTAAGGAAGGTAATGATATCAACGTTCATGATATGGAAGTAGATATCCCTTGGGGAGAAGTACGCTCTTTGAAAGATCTTACTGTTGAATCAGCCAATGGAATTCTTGAACTAGAAACTGGAGTGGTGGAAGTGTTTCTTACCGAAGTCGATTTTCCAAGCCGGGGAGAATGATCCAAGAGCTttcatttatattataatattgtattatttcagttttatttcataatatttattttaaccactAGATATATTATAGGCAGCTAGAGTTATTAGTTATCTTTAGAGTTTAAAGCTAGGGCTAGGAATAAAACTTTACTAGTAAGAAAGCCTAGGAACTTTACTTGCAAGAAAGAAGCCTATAACCTATACAAATAAGTTGTAGGTTTTCCTGTTATTAgtgttattcttattattttctttgaattaacTAGAGATTTTCCATAAGCCTAAGTTTTCTAGAATTCCATCTGCTTTCCTATTTGTTTGTGCAGCCTTAATTCTTTAATTGCTGTTATTTTCTCCCCTAAACCACATTACCATTCATGAGGGCTATAGATGTTCGGATGCCAATGGAAGATTGTTCACCTCTTGGCATGTTTTGTTTGATGGACATTTTCCTTATAAGCAAAAAGGGGGAAAATCTATAGTTCAAACTTCATCGACTGATTCAGGCTATGTATTTCCAGGAATTATTGTTGTTGCTCCTACTGTTTTTCAATCAACAgcatcttcagctttacaagcaaCATCACAGGAAGCAAGTTTTTCTTCTCCCTAAGTCTCTCTACAAGCTAAGAATCTTGTGTATGATGATCCTACACATGAGACATTAGCTTCCTCACAAGTTAAAGCTTCAATACAAAATGACATTCCTCCACAGGTTGAGGACATTCCTACTGGTGCATCATTTTTGCATGATGCTGTTCCTAGTCCCGGTCATGTGAGTAATCAATATTCAATGATTACTTGATCAAAGGCAGGAGTATTCAAACCAAAAGTTTATCATGTGGACCGCACTTATCAAGAACCAACATCTGTTGAAGAAGCAATGCAACATTCACAGTGGAAAGCTGCAGTGGAACAAGAAATGGTAGCTTTACACAGCAACAAACATGGACTATTCAACCATTACCTGAAGGGAATTAAGCAGTGGGTTGCAAATGGTTGTTCAAACTAAAGAAGAATCCAAGTGGAAACATAGCTCATTATAAGGCACAATAAGTGGCAAAGGGGTATTTCCAAACAGCAGGTTGTGATATAAAGAGAACTTCAGTCCTGTTGTTAAGGATTACACAGTGCAAGTTGTTTTAACTCTTGTTATGACATTCAAGTGAAGGTTAAGGCAGCTAGATATTAACATCGCCTTCTTGAATGACACACTTAAAGAAGAAGTCTACATGGCTCATCCCCCTGGGTTTGAGCAAGTAAGTTCCACATGAGAGAAGGTTGCAGGTTACACAAGACCCTATAAGGGCTCAAACAAGCTCCTAGCCTCCCAGGGCCTGGTTTGATGAACTCAGCAGCTTGGTTTTGATTCACCCCAAACTGATGTTGATTTGTTTATCAAAGGTGATAACCAAAGAAGGGTGTTTTTGCTGTGCTATGTAGATGATATTGTGCTCACAGGTGATGCTCAAAGTGATGTTGACTAGATAGTTATGCAGCTACTGAAAGACCTTGGAGATCTAAACTACTACCTTGGAGTGGAAGCACAAGTAGTTGATGGGAAAGCATTGCGAACTACTTAAGATTGCAGGAATAGAGAACTATAGGCCTCAACCTACTCCTATGGTGAGCACAACTAAACTTGTTGCTGAGGGTGGAGAATTACTGGAAGATCCATCATTTTATCAAAGCATTGTGGGAAAGCTTCAGTATTTGTGCTCAACTCGACCTGACATCACTTTTGCTGTTATTAATGTGAGTCAGTATCTAAGTCACCCTAGAAAAGTCTCATTGGGTTGCTGTTAAAAGAGTTCCACACTACCTGCAAGGTACAATTGATCATGGGGTTTTATCTCAACCAGCTGAGCGGCTAAGAGTGCAAACATACCCTGATGCAGATTGGGAGGCAGTCTTGAAGGTCTAAGGTCTACATCAGGCTGGGTCTTGTTTTTGGGAGCAAACCCTATATCCTGGAGCTCCAAGAAACCACCATTGGTAGCTCTCTCAACTTCAGAGGCTGAATATAGGAGTGTTGCCAATGTCTTTTTCTGAACTTTTTTGGATTCCATCCTCGCTATATGAGCTTGTTGCCAAGTCAAGGAAATGGAATCCTAGTCTCCATGCTAGATCAAAGCATAGATCAAAGCATGAGGAGTTACAGGTGTATTTTGTTCATGAAAGAGTTGCTGAGGGGAAGCCTGAAATGAACTATGTACCAGGTGAAGGTGAAGAACAGGTAGCTTATATTCTTACAAAACCCCTAGCAGTTGGAGCGTTTGCTTACTTAGCAAGAAACTTGGAGTCTGCTCCTTAGAAGAAATTGACAGAGAAGCAAGTGGCAATTGATTTGGTTTCTGTCGGATTTTTTTTAGGTGATGGGGGAATGTTAGACTATAAGCAGTTGGCATGTTAGTTATGTCAGTTGAGTCAGCTAAGAATTAGTAGTGGAGAAGTTAACAGTTAGTTGATTTGATGGTTTAGCTGAAGTCAGCTTAATAGAAATAGTTATTCTCAACTTGTCTGTATAAATATCAATGAGCTGTATCACAGAAAGCAAGGAATCTCAAATATCAGACCTCATCATTCTCCAATTTTCttggtttctattttctttcactttctaCTTCACCAAACACACCTGCTTAGCCTATTCTTGGAGAATCCAATATTATCTATTAAGGAAAACGAGCAGTAGACCCCAGATCGAGTGGAGTTGAAATTACAAGAAAACAAATCTCAAGTTATCCAACAAAAGATCATATTGATCATGAGCTGCAATCAAATAAGCCTCATATCTAGCAACATGCCagaaaaaagaaacaatataTCATGACAAGAATTCCACAACATCTCTATTTCATTGTTACGCCCTGACACATTTCAATAACTCCAAATTTTACTGGTTTAAAGAAAATACTTGTAACTTCAGAAATGTTGACCACCACTGAAGTAGCATGCACAACTTATAATTCCCAactatcaattaaataaaaaaaaaaacacttttgcaGGGTGAGATGTTACACTACTCATTCCCCTTTCAAAAGGATGAGCAAAACAAAGACATATTACAAGACAAGACGCTAAAGCAAGGAAGACAACTCCTCAAAATCGCATAAACTAGATGGGAACTTTGACAATCAAATTCGCTTAGGTAAGGAAATCAGTAACACACAAACCAGCAGCATCCCCACCCCACCCCCCAATTTTTTTCTCCCCACTTAGTCATAGATGACAGAACCCCTAAAATACCTGAAAATTAAGATAATTCACAATTGCGATGGTCAAGCACAAAATCCACCTCCAAAAAATCCCAAGATTACAGATGGATCCACCCACATAAAACaccactaaaataaaaattttaacgagCTAAATGAATGGATGATGAAAAAGAAGCCTTATCATGCAAACCCACCTCAAAACAACCCTTAAAAGCCATAAATTTTCATAGAAACCCACCTGGCGGTTGAGGGTAGTAGGATCATGGCGAGCCCAAAAGACATGAAGCAAAGTGTCATAGCTACACTCATTAGGGTCATACTGAACCCTCACGACTTCACTGTGGTTGGTAGTCCCCGAACACACGTCTTCATAACTCGGATTATGCATGAATCCTTGGGAATACCCAACTTCAGTTTTGGTGATCCCCGAAACTCTCTGGAAAGCCAGTTCAACGCCCCAAAAGCAGCCCGCACCGAACTGAGCAAACTGTTGACCAGAAGGCGGGACGTCGTCTTCAGGACCCTGAGCGATGGCGCAATTCTCCATTGAAGCGGTTGGCTTGTTGTTGGCCCCAAAGCCGAGGTTTTTGAGGATGTTCATGGCGGGTCAGCAAAGGAAAGTtggagagaaagaagaaaaaaagtttaGAGAGAAGGGAAGAAGAATTGGC
This window of the Gossypium hirsutum isolate 1008001.06 chromosome A09, Gossypium_hirsutum_v2.1, whole genome shotgun sequence genome carries:
- the LOC107939834 gene encoding peptide methionine sulfoxide reductase, coding for MNILKNLGFGANNKPTASMENCAIAQGPEDDVPPSGQQFAQFGAGCFWGVELAFQRVSGITKTEVGYSQGFMHNPSYEDVCSGTTNHSEVVRVQYDPNECSYDTLLHVFWARHDPTTLNRQGNDVGTQYRSGIYFYSPEQEKAAVESMEKQQKLLNRKIVTEILPARKFYRAEEYHQQYLAKGGRFGCKQSAEKGCNDPIRCYG